A window of the Candidatus Neomarinimicrobiota bacterium genome harbors these coding sequences:
- a CDS encoding MaoC family dehydratase, giving the protein MSLEQGYDYWSSKIGEPVIGQWHEMTQDRIDKFADATGDHQWIHVDPNRAAEESPYGGTIAHGFLTLSLIPLLTDDMSPEQIPVEGIKQFVNYGSNKVRYMSPVRPGDMIRSNYHIVSVEKMRRTALRVVKKVTIEIEDLQKPACVVETVTLIFF; this is encoded by the coding sequence ATGTCATTAGAACAAGGTTATGATTATTGGTCTTCTAAAATCGGTGAGCCGGTTATTGGCCAATGGCATGAGATGACTCAAGATCGCATCGATAAGTTTGCTGATGCAACGGGTGACCACCAGTGGATTCATGTTGATCCGAATCGCGCGGCCGAGGAATCGCCTTATGGCGGTACAATCGCTCATGGATTTCTCACCCTTTCCCTGATTCCACTTTTGACAGATGATATGTCCCCAGAACAGATTCCCGTTGAAGGCATTAAACAATTTGTGAATTATGGATCCAATAAGGTTCGGTATATGAGCCCCGTAAGACCCGGTGATATGATTAGATCTAATTACCATATTGTCAGTGTTGAGAAAATGCGACGCACTGCCTTGCGGGTGGTAAAAAAAGTTACAATTGAAATTGAAGATTTACAAAAGCCTGCCTGTGTAGTTGAAACGGTAACACTCATCTTTTTTTAG
- a CDS encoding carbohydrate binding family 9 domain-containing protein has product MKKNLFTLLLFCSFLTGQNITSAVKASSNPVMDGDVLNDPAWIEIPAVTAFIQKTPDEGQAVSENTVVKVMYSDNIFYVSVVCYDSDPGKIVISDTRRDSPLNNSDSFSFIIDTFKDFQTGYLFGTNPAGIEYDAQITGGGEGGSMMRRFSMGTGGGFNVNWDAVWKVKSQRGDYGWSAEFAIPFKTLRYKKDKDQSWGINFERVIARKKEEAHWAPISRQFTMNRLVSAGTLTNINVPNSRNIKIMPYLLGQKNEYKGEKSSSASDSNFGLDAKMSISSTMTLDLTYNTDFAQVEADEQQINLDRFSLFFPEKRAFFLENAGLFSVGSGGGFFGPDIEMFFSRRIGVGPGGIPVPILGGGRLTGTVAGMKIGMLGMRTDAVKDVTEANQYSVFRLKKELPNRTHFGAMATTLDHTGSDGYVNNAYAFDAQIGIGELSKIVVFAGLTETPEMEKDNAYAYRMEIARDTKQISTNMSYTEVGASFNPEMGYLKRENYRKWSARIFTRFRPENRFGLLEIRPHINYDGYWKLDGFQESGRWHIDNHWEFRSGFEFHTGMNIVKEGVLNSFEISSNDTISAGTYNVKEIQFLIMTNQTKPISFFTMNRIGGFFGGDRINTSPTIKIRYKDKITSEFSYNYNKVKLPNGNFTTTLMRARVTYAFSPKMYIQSLLQYNNQSDVWSMNWRFIWQQSAATGLYVVYNQTQDYDGIPIESNNKSFVIKYSYLFDAIN; this is encoded by the coding sequence ATGAAAAAAAATCTCTTTACCCTTCTATTATTTTGTTCATTTTTAACCGGTCAAAATATCACTTCCGCCGTTAAAGCATCTTCTAATCCTGTCATGGATGGGGATGTGTTGAATGATCCCGCTTGGATTGAAATACCTGCGGTAACTGCCTTTATTCAAAAAACGCCCGATGAAGGGCAGGCTGTTTCAGAAAATACTGTGGTAAAAGTCATGTACTCGGATAACATATTTTATGTATCGGTTGTTTGCTATGATTCCGATCCAGGTAAAATTGTTATTTCAGATACGCGAAGGGACTCACCGCTTAATAATTCAGACAGTTTTTCATTTATCATTGATACTTTTAAAGATTTCCAGACAGGGTATCTATTTGGCACGAATCCTGCAGGGATTGAATATGACGCCCAGATTACAGGCGGCGGTGAAGGTGGCAGTATGATGCGGCGATTCAGTATGGGCACTGGTGGTGGCTTCAATGTGAATTGGGATGCGGTATGGAAAGTTAAATCTCAAAGAGGGGATTATGGTTGGAGTGCCGAATTCGCTATCCCCTTTAAAACACTGCGATATAAAAAGGATAAAGACCAATCCTGGGGGATTAATTTTGAACGTGTAATCGCCCGGAAAAAAGAAGAAGCCCATTGGGCTCCAATTTCGCGGCAATTCACCATGAATCGTCTTGTATCAGCAGGAACTCTAACAAATATAAATGTTCCTAATTCTCGTAATATAAAGATTATGCCATATTTATTGGGTCAAAAGAATGAGTATAAAGGCGAAAAATCTTCATCCGCTAGTGATAGCAACTTTGGTTTAGATGCAAAAATGAGCATTAGTTCTACCATGACATTGGATCTTACATACAATACAGATTTTGCACAGGTCGAAGCTGATGAACAACAAATAAATTTGGATCGATTCAGTTTATTTTTTCCGGAAAAAAGGGCTTTCTTCCTTGAGAATGCGGGACTCTTTTCCGTTGGATCTGGTGGTGGGTTCTTTGGCCCAGATATTGAAATGTTTTTCAGTCGGAGAATTGGGGTGGGCCCGGGAGGAATACCAGTACCAATCCTTGGTGGTGGAAGACTTACAGGTACTGTTGCAGGAATGAAAATTGGCATGTTGGGCATGCGGACTGATGCGGTAAAAGACGTTACAGAGGCTAATCAATATTCTGTTTTTCGATTAAAAAAGGAATTGCCTAATCGCACCCACTTTGGGGCTATGGCGACCACTTTGGACCATACGGGCTCTGATGGTTACGTAAATAATGCTTATGCCTTTGACGCACAAATAGGCATTGGTGAGTTGAGCAAAATTGTTGTTTTTGCAGGGTTAACGGAAACACCTGAAATGGAAAAGGATAATGCTTATGCCTACAGGATGGAAATTGCACGGGATACAAAACAAATTTCTACAAATATGTCTTATACGGAAGTGGGCGCTAGCTTTAATCCCGAAATGGGATATTTAAAAAGAGAAAATTATCGAAAATGGTCCGCACGTATTTTTACGCGATTTCGTCCCGAAAATAGATTTGGTTTATTAGAAATTAGGCCCCATATCAATTATGACGGATATTGGAAATTAGATGGTTTTCAGGAATCTGGAAGATGGCATATTGATAATCATTGGGAGTTTCGATCGGGATTTGAGTTTCACACAGGAATGAATATTGTTAAGGAGGGCGTCTTGAATTCCTTTGAAATATCCTCTAATGATACTATTTCTGCTGGCACTTACAACGTAAAAGAAATCCAGTTTTTAATTATGACCAATCAAACAAAACCAATCAGTTTTTTCACTATGAACAGGATTGGCGGATTCTTTGGTGGCGATAGAATCAATACGTCCCCAACTATCAAAATTCGATATAAGGATAAAATAACATCCGAGTTCAGCTATAATTACAATAAGGTAAAATTGCCCAATGGTAATTTTACAACAACACTTATGCGTGCCAGGGTAACCTATGCCTTTTCTCCCAAAATGTATATTCAATCATTGCTCCAGTATAATAACCAATCAGACGTATGGTCCATGAATTGGCGATTTATTTGGCAGCAATCAGCTGCAACGGGATTATACGTGGTTTACAACCAAACTCAGGATTATGATGGGATACCCATTGAGTCAAACAACAAATCTTTTGTGATTAAATATAGTTATTTATTTGATGCTATAAATTGA